GAAAAGCAGCCCTCAGCCCCGTCTGCTGCaggggagcggggctggagcacaggcgTGGCCAGGCTGTTAATGGCtctctctgcaggagctgggacagaggaTGGCAACCCAGGCGAGAAGAGGAGATGctaaagacacacacacaatcCAGTTTTATCAGGGAAGCTATGAAGACAAGTTTACAGCTACAGGAAGGAACAAGTTTGCTTAGGTCCCGGGCTGTTCTCCTTTTTCAGTTTGAGTTTCCTGCCtatgccatttttttccccatgggctgcatttatttcacttttcatgGCAGAGCACTGTGTGGTGAAGTGTTTGGTGGCTTCTACCGTTTAAACACTTTGAATTACAGACTGTCACCAATAGATCCAGCAGACAGGATGTGAGTGCACAGTGATAGTACAAGCATTTACCATTAAATTATCACTCCCAGCTCTTTTTTTCACATCAAAGCACTAATCTCCTCTACAAGCCATTATGCTGTAGATTTGAAGTGCTTGTTCCTGACTAAAAGGCAATATAGGTTGAAGGTTGCCGGTGACAGAATCCAGATTAATTATAGAAAACAAATATGTATTTCTACTCCATTAATGGTTATTCACAAATGGAATTAGGTATCCAGGTGAAAAACAGCCTTACTGGAAGAGGAGCTTTTAGAGCAAACCAAGTGGCTCGTTTGTTTTTGACACAGACAACTACAGCAAGAACTGTTTCACCAAACATCTTAACTCACTACTTTAAACTCATAGCAAAGCTCTGATCTGCAAGTATTTACATACTTGTAGAAGTTTACTAATAGAAGTAAAAGAACTGTTATACAGTCATATGAAAGAATAAACAACTGTCAAGCAAATGCACTTGTAGGATAAGAGACATATGATCATGTTGGGTAGAAGACACTTCTGGGGGTCATCTAGAGCAAAgccctgctcaaagcagaaCAAATTAATACCAGGCTCAAGGCCACATCCAGTTTAGTTTTTGGTGTCTTCAAGGACAGACTCCATAATCTTCCTGCTCCAATTTCTAACCACTTATATGGTGGCAATCTTTTCCTACTatttaaacttaattttctAGAGAACATTTCTCTCTTGCCTctctcctgtgcctgtgccctcTGAGATGGGTCTGGCTCCACGCATTAGAGATCAAGACAGCAGAAAGGTCTCCTTTAGCTTAAAGCTAAGCCAAACTCTGTTCTGTCTCTTCTTACCCCTTGTGCTCCAGCCTTCTGATCTTGGTGGCATCTGCTGGGACTCACTCCCTGTGTCAATGTCTTTCTTCTACTGAGGTGTCCAAAAGAGGGCACAGAACTCCAGTCAATCTTACAATTACTGAAGATAAGGAAAGACTGGTTTTTCTAACCTGCCGCCTTCATTTTACCAGTGCAGCCTGGATTCAGCTGGcctcctctgccacagcagcacacttGTGTGTTTTGGTCAGCCTGCTTTGGACCAGGATGCTCATTCCCTtatctgaaaaatgttttttcatatAGTGCTAGTAGCTAGCACTACTGCATAAGGTTATTGCAGCCCATGGGGAATACCCAGTGACATGGGGCCTTTTTAAATTGAATGAGGTTTAGTGCAGCTCATTCTCTTGCCTGTCAAGGAACCTCTGAATAGCAGCAATGTCCTCCAGCACATCATAACCTACCTGGTAATAGACACTGTTCTTGATGGAAGCAGTTCCTTTGAAAAATCAGGCTCCTTAGCTTTGTAGAATCAGTAAGTTGACAAAATGTATTGCTTGATTCCCTTTGCTCCAAGCACGTGACACGCTCAGATGAGCGGCATTCAGAAAGTCTCATGAACACAGAACTGATGCCTCCATTGTCCTCTCTGGGTTTGGGCTCCTCCTGGCATCACCCAGCTTTCACCAGGCTTCTGTCTGACTGGTTTGCTCAGTGCAAGAGAGGGTCACCAAGTACCTCAACCACAGCACAGACCTTGGACACATCTGAACAAAGAATCCTCACAACACACAGGGAGAGCGCAGGACACGTGCTGACATTGAACAGAGATAACAGGAAATGTTACAATTCAGTTCAACATGCCAGGAATGTTCAACTATTTTATATAATTCTAAGAAATCATGGGAAAATCCATCTTAATGGAAACACTTTCCAAAACTTTGTTCAATTACAGATGAATGTCTCCATCTGACACTGAATGGAAACAACTTTTCTTGAAGTAACAGTTTCACATCACCTAAGAATTCTTGTTACTTTGTTTCTTAAAACCAGTACTAGTCTAGTAAGAGCAGTGTAATTTACTGTCAAGAAACATTTACTGTGGTTTCTCATGAGAGTTTAAAAGGGAACAAAAGTTTTCTCACACAATAATTCAAACAGATAAATCTTAGGGCACATTTCAAAGGCTGACATCAAAGCAATTTTATATAGATCCTCTTTCCAAATAGTTACAAATAATAGGCATGACACAAATATGACAGTTtcagtatttaatatttaatatccaatttaaacaTAAGTattcaaaaggaaatatttttacactATTTCAGTAGTCACTTAGCTCAATAGCTGGTTGCAATAATCCTTAAAGTTTTCAGGAACTGGATGGAGCTATAAGCACAAAAACTCCCATTTCAAGTTAATGCATGACAAAGTTCCACTGCAACCCTCTGAAAACCAAAGAGttacattaaaagaaattcagaCACTGAAGTACATTGAAATGTATTGTGTCTTACACTAGAGTTTCTTACTCTACTGGTCAGAAACATGATGGTAACTTCAAAAGGCACTCTGAATTAAACTACAGTAACTCCGGTCTACAAGCATTTTAGAAGTGGAgtagaaaaaaccaaaaccaaaaccctatACTCATATAAATTTCTTTTACCTCTGTCCTAGCCCCAGAGCAGTCAAATTATattgcacttttaaaatattctgtgtagGCTGTGATAAAAATCTAATATTTACACATTGTGTTTGTTAAAGAACAATGCAGtactgtgaaaaatattttaagaaccAAGTTTAAACACTTATTCTTGTATTAATTAATATAACCAGAAGCtacatcaaatattttttttatcttagaTCCTATTCTAGAAACATTTTTGGTCCTTCCTTCAAAAATTTTGTTACGCTGCAATTCATGTTCATAACTGGTATCAAGACTTGCCTGAAATTGAAGTAGttagaatatttaaataaataaatacataatttctAAAGAAGCAATAGCTTTGGAGTTCTGTAAACAAGCTGCTCTGGAAGGTCTGTAACAAGACTCAATTTGGCATGTTATGACTTTAATTGGCAATACCTTACAATTATACAACCTCTGCCAGGGTAGAAAACAGTTTGGTAGGCACATCTTATAAATCAGTCTGGGCAAAAGCCCAAGAAATACTGATTTTCCTAGGTcacatgaataaataaaaatagttagAGTAACATGATCCACTGAAACCAAAAGTTACATTTATGTGATCCATAGTTGGGGGGAGAGAAAAGTAActatattctttttaaaatacagtctAAGGGAAATGAACAAGCCATAAATAACTATATGATAACCAAGATGTTCAGGACACAAAGGTTGGCAGAATAAAATTAGCATTATAAATTCATAGAAATACTGATCTACAGGACTAGTATCTTAGCTGCATCTCACCAGAAGACAATAATCATTCATTTCTCAATCCAAATTTGAAGAAACATTCTCAATCTGTGTTTGGTAAAATTCAGTGCAAAGCACCAACTCTGATGAAATTTTCCTGACATCTAGGCTGCTCTACATTCCTGTTAAACCATGAGTAGCAATATGAAAGAAACATAGTAGATGCACAGTTATGCCATTTACTTATGAATTTACATACATGCATGTTCTAGAAATTCAGATGTCAGGAGGTCTCATAGGCTGCATTGGATGTATTTCATATAGTACAGTTGTAGTTTACATGTTCAATTACATGACATGCCCCAAGTGCTCTGTGTGCACACCCCTGTGCTTCTCTGGAGCTTTTTATTCTTTACTGAAGTGCTTCCCTTCAGTTTTCAtcactgaaaaccaaaaaactgaTGGATTAGGAGAGCAAGGAAAAACTACTCTCAGGCTTTTGTGGAAAACACAGGATGTGCTCTTTAAGATTATTATTAAATGGTGAAATGattaaatgtttctgtttaaaaCCAAGAAGCAAGTTGATTATCTTGCTGTTAGGAGACACCAAGAACTGTCACAATATCTAATCaaaatatctaatctaaatgcCTACTCTGTGTAGTTAATGGAGACTGCCAAGGGCAACAGCAAACTCTTCAGCTCAGAAGCCTACCTTTTCTGGCTGCTCACAGAGACATGTTTCTGAATTTGGTAATGAAAATTCCTTTCAAACCCTTTCCTCCCAAGCAGAGAATTAGAGGAACTTCCAGTGCTAAACCAAATTAAACCTCTGTCCCAAAGCTAATAAACTGCATACCTTACAAGTGGAGATCAACATTGTTtgagagaaagcaaacaaaaattcGTATCAAGAATTAATTTAGCTCATTAAATAACTACACAAAGCGATTTGACCAGAAGTTAAACAGGTAAGCTGCAACTGTACTGTATCATATACATTAAGGTTAATTGTAACTGGGCTAACAGCCACATCTGCCTTTTTCTTGCTCCTCATTCAGTTGTTCTGTAGAGCTGTGCCCATTGGAGCGCACCACCCCTTCAGGGATCCAGGATTTATCCACACATCGTTCCATGCGCTTCATGATGAGGTCAAGCAGAGTTTCAATGGCTTTGCTTACATTATTCCCATTTGCTGCACTGGTTTCAAAAtatgggatgctgcaggagacaAAAAATATAACCTTACATCATACAGTTGTCactcacagaagaaaaaaaatacaatattacTGCCATGTACTTAGAACTCGCACTAGGATGTCACTGCTACTCTGTAGCAGAGCGACACTAAGTGCTCAGTGGtctgaaatgcaaaagaaattaatgaaatggCTGCCTGGAGGTAGGGCAGAAGGGCAAATGTTAATGGAGTCCACAATTTACAGAGGCATTTGTCAGCATGATTTCCCTAAGTTGTGCTCCTGAGGTCTGTTTGTTTAAACTCTGTTCCCTGCAAGAGATGCAGTTACTCCAGAGCTGATGTGCATAGAAATCAGTGAGGAGAACACTTGTGCACACAAGGACATATAAAGCAATTGCAGGAGAAGGAATGTGCTACAGCCATTCCTCTGCAGGCAAGGCACTAAAGACTCACAGTGTGGTGGGACTCTCACCACAGAAGGTGACTTTCTTCTATTGACACCACAACTCTAAACTTTCTTACATAAAAGAAATCTCAGTGCTCACAACACCTATGTCTTTGTTAAGAAAAGTTTCTGGTACCTTGGTTTCTAAGTACATGGCTTGTTTCTTCACTGTTGTGGGTCAGGATGTTCCACTGTGCATCCGTAGGCTATTGCCTTCTGTACTTAGTGCTCCCCACAGCGTGGTGCTACAGTGGCTGCATTTGTGTTACTGCCCAGGAAGCTGATACCATCACTTCagaattttaagtatttcttACTTAACTTGCAAGACACAATGAGTGGCCAAAAGTCTCTTGCTATGTCTGTGCAGGTCTCTTGCAATCTGTTTCAAATACATCATCTATCCATTCGAGGCCCTTCCACAGAAGGAGACATTCACTATCTCACACCTTAGTTACCAGAAGACTGTTCATTGCAGCAGGATTTATCTTGCCTCCTCTCACAAGAAAGTGACTCCCAGCAGCCGTCTTGTCTCACCTCTACAGGGCAGAGAACTTTATAACTACAGATTGCATGTGACCCACAACCTTGGCTTTTAGCTCACTATTCCTAAATTAAGCTGCATTTTCAGCCACAAAGATAAATACTTCATAAATCATTGTCAGAAGTCACATGCAAAGAGATTTAAGATATGGTCACAGCTATCTGCTGCTGTTTAAAATGTCTTGCACCTTCACTGTGGTACTGGTTGAAGTACCACATGCACTTGCTGTTGTCTGTGTGACATGGACCTGACTTCAAGCAAGCAttttcacagaaggaaaaagtaaGAAGGTATTACTGCACTAAACCATTTCTCTCTCATAGACAGATTGCCTCTGATTTCCCTCTAATGATTCTTTAAGGCCAAGGCAAACTAATTTGTGCCTAGTAAACATGACACAGCAGAAGACAGAACAAGGGAGCTTGCACTGAGGAGCCAATGTTCCCCCATTGCCTGTCCTGTGGGCTTCACTTTGGAGCAGTTCTATTCTGTCACTCCAGACAAAGGTGGATTAGTGGTTGGAGCACATCATTTAACTTAGCTTTTATTTGAGAAGTCCAGTTCATGTGCTAGAAAATTGTTCCACTATGTGAATTAAAACACAACAAATCCATCAGATTATTTCCTTCACAAATGTGTTTCTGATTCCCAGTAAAATGCAAAGGTAATCCAAAAATAAGCCCCATGAAACAGTTAAGGGAGTGTAAAAGTACAAGTTAATATCTGATAGGAAAAAAGATTTCACATACTTCCTTCAGAGGCACATGACCCATGCCtggcaggaaggggaagggcaAGGCTACCCTGCCTTCCTACTGGTCTGACTCAGTTTTCAGACTCCCTGGGAGCCTGTGAGAGTGCAGATGCCTCAGCACAGGTAAGAGCAAAGAAGTGACCCCATTGTTCACCTGTCTCTGtaaattctctctcttttccagaaAGTTTGTGAAAATTTACACTGTTTACTGCCAAGCAAAGAAGATTGGGTAATCTCCTGTGCAAGACTGCTGCAATACTAAGTACTTATTTTTaagcaatgaagaaaatattaatctcagatagaaaaaaagatattataCCAAGCAGTTAAGCATTCTAAAATGCTTATTTTCACAATAACCTTTCAGTATACAGAAAATATCTCATCCTGCTCTAAACACAGCAATAATTGGAAAAAAGTTACTTACCCATATTTTTCTGCAAGTTCCTTAGCATCTTCTTCCTTCACCATCCTTTGGTCCTCCAGGTCACTCTTGTTTCCACATAACACAATGTCTGGGTTTTCACAGTACGCGTGCATTTGTAGCTGACCTGGCAGCACCAACATGAAGAGGGGTCACAAGTCACTGTCCAACACACTCCCTGGGAACACTACCACAAACCAAGCTTGCTCTGCTGGCTCACAGCACTTCTCCACTGGCCCTGTGGAGCCAGAGAACAGGTGGGCTTCCACTGTCACATACCCAGGGAGAAACCCAGGGAAAGAGAAGCTGGGCAGAGTTAGCACAGAAACTTGTGCATTTGCAGCTGAAGGAGTTACACTCACTAAACACCTTCAGTGAGCTGCCAGGAAAGGATCTGCTTCCCTCTCCAGAGGGATGATGCAGTTTGGGAACTCCTTTGCCTGGATATACCAGCCAAGTAAGATTTGCCTTCCATTATATTTTGCTGACAAAGCTTCAGGTGAGCCAAAATACTTTTGCATAGACTTCCCACACACTTAAATTACTGAACAGCACCAGAGCCAGGGATAGGATATTGTCTCAGCTTTCTTTTATATAGGTTAAAATCCATGTTCAGTAGGCAAAGCTGAATTTCATGTGAACCCTAGAAGCCATCACTAGCAGCCATTACAATTATAATACAacatttacattattttactGAGAAAGCCATAAAAACCAGTATTTTAAGCTCTAATTCTCAGTGAGACTCCATATTTACAAACATAACCCCACACCCCATTTCACCCatgcaaagaaagaaagttaaaaaaaaataagccatACTTATCCAGTTCCTGACATTCAGAAAGCTTTGCTCATTTGTCAGATCAAAGAGCAGAAGAAACCCCATGGCATCTCTGAAGAAAGCTGTAGTCAAGCTACGAAACCTAGACcagcaaagagaaattaatttgctCATCTGACAAGTTACTTTGAAAACATAATTGCTTACAATCATAGAAGAACTAAGGTCACTTAAGACTGAATGAACCAGAAGGAAATATTCATAGTTGTTTTGCTGAGGCAGAGACTGTGTAAGAAAAATTGCTAACATTACTGTGGCCTAATCAAGGTCTAAGGCATCAAGGAGACTTGAGTGTGAGAGCTTAAAACAGTCTTCTACTATAAAGCATGCCTTGATCAAGactcaaaaattaaaacaataatgaAATTCCAACTTTGATCAAAAATTTATCCCCTATACACATCAGTCCTTGAATGTAAGATTAACAACCACAAAAATGCTAGTCTTTTGATAGGCCAATAGAAAGAATCCTTTGAGATGCTTTTGCCTGACTTTCCCAAGACATCAAcatatttacagaaatttaagaGAACTTTAAAAAGACAAGCTTTAAAAGTGTCTTTATGTGCtagttatgaaaaaaaaaaagactaaaaagtAAGAATTAAGAATTACAGGTTTTGTGTTCTACAGTTGTAAATTACAGTGAGAATTTAATGGGTACTCATAGGAAGCTTTCCATTGCTGTTACAGTAAGCTCCCATTGCCATCTTGGGCCATAcctttcctgccctgcagtgtcccagagcTGAAGATGGATCCTCTGTCCTCTGCCACCAACACCATCTGGCCCATTGGGTCTATACACCTGGAAAAGGTAAATTTGCAAGACTGTTACCAGTCCAGCTCCTACAGAACACAAAAGAACTGACATTTAAAGTCATTAAATACAGCAAAATTAGCACTGCTGATGCACAGATGCCAGCTACAGCTCAATCCTCTGCTTTGTAAAGCAAAAGTAGTATGAGATGCATTTTAATATTGcatcaaattaaatatttaaaaataagggTAAAAGGGAAACTGCAAAACTAGGGCCCAATAGACAGGGACTCCAGATAGATATTTAGAGCCATgagacaaaattaattttcgTATTTTGATTTGCTGCGTTTTTTACTATCTTACAtcatattcaaaataaaatataagacAGCAACAATACCATCTGGCAATGTATTTGTAGTAGTAGCAGAACCTCATTAGCAAACAGGATATACTCAAGAGATAATGACATCTCTACATAGCTGCCAAAACGCTGCTGAAAATTTGCTGAGGGTAGATCTTATCAGATCGCAGCTGATAAAGCAAAAATTggatgataaaaataaaagctgaagagTTTGCTCggcatgaaaaaataaataagggcATTTATTAGTCTTGGAAGGATCACATAAAAAGAGATTCATTTCTTGTTTAGAATGCCTTGAGTTAAGTCATCTTTGTTACCTTCAAATGTCATTGTATCTAAGCTTACAAGAGCTACAAACAGATCTTTAGAATTCCACAAATTCAGCAAGTTTATGTATTATAAGATTCAGGCTGTGAAGCCTAAACCTTATCCTGAGTTATCAAATATGCTGATCAAGTAAACCAGCATGTTTATGATCCCACAAAACAGACAATGACTTATTCAAGAGACCAGTTTGGCATTTAACTAAGATATCTAGTCCTTGAACTACTGTGGTGCATGTTGTGCACCAAAAACCAGAAACCAGTCTGCACAATGCCCATTACCCCATCCAGATTTCTGGACACAGGAAATCACTAGTCTACAATGAAAGATATTTAATAGCTGTATGTAACAATAAAAAGCTTGTGCCAACTACATTTCTCAGAGCAGTAAGGACCAGCATCCAATTGGTTATGGTATTCTAGTGCTCAGCTTCACATCAGAAGCACATTTGCTTAGTTTAATAACAATTCAGGGGTTGAAAAAAGCAACCttatatttcataatttttctctgcTAGCAGTGACTGCTTAGGAAGTCAGATCAGCTGCATGTACCATTTCATttacatgtttaaaaaaaattgcacctTTGTTCAGTAGCCATTTCAGTTCATACCCAGCAAAACCATTTTACTACAGTTCAGTTGTGAAAAGAGTTCAACAGTAAAAGTGCTACTCCAGGTACTGTGTGCACTAGTCACAGAGTGGACACACTCATCAACACCTGCTGGGCAAAAAGAAGTGGTTTCTTAGAGTCAGCTTTTTAACTTCTGGGGAAATGAGTCAGTACACAGCAATGACAAAAACAGCCAGGTCAGATGAGGCCTTTCCTGTCACAAATGAAGCACACAATAACACTGATTGCAGGCCTACACAAAGACAGACACCATTTTCAAGCAGCACATTTCATACAAACTCACCACTCTCTTTTCCCGAAAGTCAATGCCCACCGTTGTGATGAATTTGGAATTAAATTTGCCATCTGTATATTGGTAAAGAAGGCTGGTCTTTCCTACTCCAGAATCACCAAGTGCTAGGAATTTTATGAGGTAATCGTAGTCCCCATCAGACATAGTGAGAATTCAGGCGGCAccttaaaaagcaaagcaaaaaggaaCAGTCAgtccagagctctgccagcacttctgataaatgtttaaaacacaaaacactcCCTGAACTACAAAGCAGCAAGTGGTGGGGCCAGTTCTGTGCTCCTCCACACCAACTTCACTTTAAACTCTCAATTACACAAATTACCAATATCAAATGCAGCTGTGACTGAAAAAGTGCATCTTTAGTTTTATTACATTCCTCTTCTTGGAAAGGGAAGGCAACACAATTCTGACTTCTTCAGGCAAGACTGAAAAATCAAGGTCAAACTATTCAAGGTCTCTGGAACAGAAACTGCCAAACTGTTTTTAATCCTCCTGGCAGCTGGCAAAAGCTACTTAATTGTACTAGCAGTGCAATTCTGGTCTCATACTCACTATGGCATTAgtaacagatgaaaaaaaagattttttttcctggactgtCCActatatttaaacaaaatttaaataattttctataaatagttatttttttaGTCTTAAATAAGACTTCCTTCTTGttaaggtttttgttttgaggaagaatcttcagtttttaaagtttGTGTTGTGATACTAGCTAGCCATTCAAACTAAATCTTGATCCTGAACTgacataaacacacacattttattCCATGGCTTATTACACATGTaagaaatttctctcttttttctgccttttttaaaataatattctcTATAGTCTGATCTAAGTGCAGGAACAACTAAAATGTGTAACAAAAATCACTGGCAAATTTCACGTGTACTAGAAAAGCTGATGTAAGTGCACTGGCACTTTCCTGTTGAGTAGCTACTGAGCCTCCctcccccaaaacaaacagtaGAGAGCTGCCTTGTGCTGTGTTCAAAGACATGAACATGAAAAGATAAGCCTAAAATAACCACTCtaaaagcaacagaaaactGGCATAAAATTGCCTCttatgaaagacagaaaaagatgccaaaaatacaaaaaaaaaaaaaaaaaagatgatgaaaTAAAAGTTTCAAAGAGTAATATCTGCTGTTTAACTCAAGTATTTTTGGAACTACTTGCAGCTTAAACTAGATAAAGTTATTAATTTCAAGTCAAACACTGCAGTAGTTTGCATCAATGGCAAAACACCAATTAATTTCTTGAATATCAACTCACAGCTTGAGGTCTGGAACAAACTGTGTCTCCAGCATGTGGGCGTCAATCACCACCATTCAGCTAAAACCGTAACTATCTTAAAAGCTTCACACCTTTATAATGGTCCCTCTCCTGGTTACAAAGTCAAAACTGCGTCTCGTTGATGTGGCCACAAGCAGCTTACTAAAAAGCAGAGACTGGTCAGACTTACCCCAGATATTCTCCAGCTGAAAAGTCAGTGGAAAGCAGCTGAcgcttttttccctttttgaaaAGCACTCAAGTCTCTCTTTCCCAGCCAATGTATATTTCACATTATGCCATCAATGCCAGTAAAAGCTTGCAGGAAGGGGGTTTAGGTGACAGAGTTCACACTCACCACAACGCCACAGCCGCCTAATTCACATCCTACTGTTGTGTTTTAACCAAAGTTTTGCAATAGAGTAGAAGGCTGAAagggagagccctgcagcaAGAGTTATCAGTGAGCTTTTTAAATGCACCACAACTGCAGGACTGCATCCACCACATAGGTCTGAAGGAGCAGCATATTCAAATAACCAAGTTGAACAGGCAGCCCAAACACTGACATAAgaacatttcagaagaaattaagaaCCCTGATCCGTTAGACACACTCACATGTATCAGCAAAAATAatcgggggggggggggcttgtttcattttttaaatcttccttgttggtgaaggaaaaaaagtaaaaccagaatACCTAACTTGTAGCTCTACCAAAGTCTTTTCATTGAAATGTAccagaaagaaaagtattttaaaaaacagagatgGATTTCTTTAAAGACTGCATTTTATTTAGACTTCCATCTCACACATGGTGTTTCCTTTGCCCTCATGTTCTCAAAGGGCTAAGAGCTGTATAAGCTCATCCTCTACTCaagcacattttctttcagtctcaAGATCCCTAAATTAattgttgctttaaaaaactTAGATGTAAACCTTAGGGCCAGTATATTTCATGAAGACAAGCTTGCTTTATGCCTTTTACTGTGCTATGCCACCTGCACAGAGGTATTTGCCTTGTCCTGTTGGTTTTCTGTTAGGTGGCTGTAGGTGTACAGAACATGCTTTTAATAACAAGTACCAATGAGAGTGCTGATTTAATTTACCATGCAGCCTGTGCAAGACCacacagaggaaggaagggcactgcagctgtgccacGGAGCTCTAGGGAACTGTTACAGTACAACTGCACCTGACACTGGACAGGGCTGTGTGAAAGCTCTGGCCAAAACAGAAAGGTCAAGATTAGGCAAAAAAAAGGTATTCCTAGTGTCATATCTGATTTGTAAAGGGTCTGTCAGGACAAACACACTTCATCATTTGGCCCACTCAATTCTCCCTGTGGTTGCTACAAAATACAATTTCCAAAGGACTGACAGAGGGTGAGGAACTCTTCACAGGAAGGGTTCTAAAAATGTCTTCTAAAATGGttctaaaatatttgcttgaGAAGGAAATTTTCTCCTCTGGTTTTGAAATGCACACACCTCTCACTGCACCCCACAATGTCAATCTATTATTCAAATATCTCCAGGGAGTGGTTCTTGTGAAACCCTGCACAGTTAACCTATCCTCGGAGACATGTAAAGAGCTATTTTCATAGCAGTTTCAAGCCTTGTCCTCCTCCctgtacaaatatttaaaaagtgatCTCCACCCTCCACTTCCGAGACCTGCAGTCCTAGTGTCCAGAAACATTCAGTTTCACATCACAGAAATAAGAATTTATTCACTGTAAAGTATATTCACAGCAAAAACTGTtatgaagcttttaaaaatcatggcCCTCTTACCAAAACCcatcccattttttccttccaactttcctttttttttaaattaggctTTATTGCTTCACACGTTCCAgtctttcttttcacttttccaTACCTCATGTATCAGAAGAGTAGGAGGTAGAAAAGGAAGATTCTGAAAAAACCTAGTGATACAATTAGAATGCACCAGGTCACCAAAACAAAATTGTTCCCAAATCTTGCTTTTAAGAGTAAGAACTccttggttaaaaaaaaaaaaaaaattacaaatggaCACAGTTTTAAGCTCCACATCAAGCCTGCCACAGTTTTGCCTGTTGGAAATCCCTCCTGAAATCACATTCAGCTCTGGCTTTGCACTTTGCCTGGTATGCAGAGGGACAAGAGCTATGAACAAGTGCTGGAAAAGCTCCACTGGCCTT
The DNA window shown above is from Serinus canaria isolate serCan28SL12 chromosome 10, serCan2020, whole genome shotgun sequence and carries:
- the RAB27A gene encoding ras-related protein Rab-27A, with the protein product MSDGDYDYLIKFLALGDSGVGKTSLLYQYTDGKFNSKFITTVGIDFREKRVVYRPNGPDGVGGRGQRIHLQLWDTAGQERFRSLTTAFFRDAMGFLLLFDLTNEQSFLNVRNWISQLQMHAYCENPDIVLCGNKSDLEDQRMVKEEDAKELAEKYGIPYFETSAANGNNVSKAIETLLDLIMKRMERCVDKSWIPEGVVRSNGHSSTEQLNEEQEKGRCGC